In Dermochelys coriacea isolate rDerCor1 chromosome 10, rDerCor1.pri.v4, whole genome shotgun sequence, one DNA window encodes the following:
- the PALB2 gene encoding partner and localizer of BRCA2 isoform X3, whose amino-acid sequence MDLLILLKEKLAFLKREYSKTFNRLQRAQRAERVKNYVKKTVAEQNQLLRQEETENNTTELMDKQSPNDDDKSGICRLQTNTCSDSGTEKKMSVTFKLEPEFFNNEVNLQESSLAGSTNSDQENILSGLKRSVIEENQSQLPRSRMTLVSEGRESACEVPPISAGETLENQMGSTEEPGSPVFKGRNTISNTKNKIQKAPKLVIVREEKGLTPQDPQVGDFQEMPEENVFLSVPKPLSCMLMGGNNVQQPVSPCAEDICDSYEPLPQCLVGDVPFSLQNIENTGKELACIENQMDREELCRALDLTVDNQPSLAGRSNPSTSESRPHKERNHNMTKSSSRLNTDSLMDNVEEPLRNQEAQTEAGSPVLEKTPPAAESALSSCTMIEGLLFPVEYYVRTTRRMSNCQRKVDLEAVILSQLGRSRKGLRSKHKQINSNSDQLYQETARSDLQAGGTPFPFLGAESDPVSSNSSQKSLPPSDESCTSSGSLSQKTVISMKQAKGKSWRRGKGRWVSACRPALNGSQAHPESSDLTVLKENSHLLSNDSQPEKENCEGDPEKSPIGKTRVLVPAAGEATAAEMTDITRPTEADLPDVSQTFSKCHQPPLEHIQNPLQGNNFLNPWDEAFFSPTRDLEASVNVSQADKQPVEHIRNQCVQKACRAEQLPTVKESLLQHDLPSSSVKRKVRQGSKGKRGRSQQMDFEGPAPLGHFGLDPMAFDPPFHFQNEMLSVKWLPSQLNIKDFHLPDEEFGLLKFEKLQSCTVKQLEPFVPSGSEHWLQSAGDTVALGDIRLKQVNTEGKSLENSFISPSKTMSPKLPYLEGQLHKKGLSPSELLLTPASSVSAGAINQLESQIPTPAFPVLGATPAILSLVHEALPDTLSVLPLQVKTNLFKEPVSHVVDRRECNNSTDTLHSDSCRTGSDCRSDEAVPLKDYQQPGIGSKECCRTENKLTAEGLAVALSDNLRDRSLQLASKLKNPSSSCAVDVSTVWWESAGCTELCIVTACETSISLWKPLASSQWKKVYTWHLTEIPVIQIVPLPDVSNLVCVALGDLEIGEIRLLLCSSEDGSLKQSLVKTGNIKAVLGLTNRRLVSNSGTLQDQQIEIISVSEAGRSNERQTLMPLEETILAFAEVEGIRDALVGTTAVNSLVVWNLKTGQILKKMHVGYSYPASICHRAYSDSGLLFVVLSHPHAKENESCGNPAFRMRVFNPKTARSTGVMFFSLPPGYSGRYLEGEVKGVSAAAVLTSGTIAVWDLFLGQCTALLPPNGDGNWSLVRWSVTDSCLLAGQKDGSVYVYHYSQAKAVGK is encoded by the exons ATGGATTTGTTAATTCTG CTGAAAGAAAAGTTAGCCTTCCTGAAAAGAGAATACAGCAAAACATTCAATAGGTTACAG CGTGCACAAAGAGCTGAGAGGGTTAAAAATTATGTTAAGAAAACGGTTGCAGAACAAAATCAATTGCTTAGGCAAGAGGAAACTGAGAATAATACCACAG AACTGATGGATAAACAGTCTCCCAATGACGACGATAAATCTGGAATATGTAGGTTACAGACCAATACCTGTTCTGACTCAGGCACTGAGAAAAAAATGTCTGTCACATTTAAACTTGAGCCTGAATTTTTCAACAATGAAGTTAACTTGCAGGAAAGTTCATTGGCAGGAAGCACAAATAGTGACCAAGAAAATATCCTCTCTGGCCTCAAGAGATCTGTTATTGAGGAGAACCAAAGCCAACTGCCCAGGAGTAGAATGACTTTGGTCTCAGAAGGGAGAGAATCAGCTTGTGAAGTGCCACCAATCAGTGCTGGTGAAACTTTGGAAAATCAAATGGGAAGTACAGAGGAGCCTGGGTCACCAGTGTTCAAGGGAAGGAACACCATCTCAAACACCAAGAATAAAATTCAAAAGGCCCCCAAGCTGGTCATTGTGAGGGAAGAAAAAGGTTTAACTCCTCAAGATCCACAGGTAGGAGATTTTCAGGAAATGCctgaagaaaatgtatttctGAGTGTCCCCAAACCACTTTCATGTATGTTGATGGGTGGCAATAATGTTCAGCAGCCTGTGTCTCCATGTGCTGAGGACATCTGTGATAGCTATGAGCCATTGCCCCAGTGTTTAGTGGGTGATGTGCCTTTTTCACTTCAAAACATTGAGAATACAGGAAAAGAACTTGCCTGTATAGAAAACCAAATGGATCGGGAAGAGTTGTGTAGGGCCTTGGATTTAACTGTAGATAATCAACCATCCCTGGCAGGCAGAAGCAACCCTAGCACTAGTGAAAGCAGACCCCATAAAGAAAGAAACCACAATATGACCAAGAGCTCAAGTCGTCTGAACACTGACTCTCTTATGGATAATGTTGAAGAACCTTTGAGGAATCAAGAGGCTCAGACTGAAGCAGGGTCTCCTGTCCTAGAGAAGACTCCTCCTGCAGCAGAAAGCGCACTGAGCTCTTGCACAATGATTGAAGGACTCCTCTTTCCTGTAGAATATTATGTTAGGACAACTCGGCGTATGTCTAATTGCCAGAGGAAAGTAGACCTGGAGGCTGTCATTCTCAGCCAGTTGGGCAGGAGCAGGAAAGGGCTGCGAAGTAAACATAAGCAGATCAATTCTAATTCAGATCAGCTCTACCAAGAAACCGCCAGAAGTGATTTGCAGGCAGGGGGCACTCCGTTCCCTTTTCTAGGTGCAGAGAGTGACCCAGTGAGTTCAAATAGTtctcagaaatctcttcctccATCAGATGAGAGCTGCACTTCCAGTGGCTCTCTTTCTCAGAAGACTGTTATTAGTATGAAACAAGCTAAGGGAAAATCCTGGAGAAGAGGAAAGGGCAGATGGGTTTCTGCCTGCAGACCTGCACTGAATGGGTCACAAGCACATCCCGAGTCTTCAGATCTTACAGTGCTAAAGGAAAACAGTCATCTCTTGTCAAATGATTCTCAACCTGAAAAGGAAAACTGTGAGGGTGACCCTGAGAAGTCACCTATAGGCAAAACAAGGGTGCTCGTCCCTGCAGCTGGTGAGGCTACAGCAGCAGAAATGACAGACATTACAAGGCCAACTGAGGCTGATCTTCCTGATGTAAGCCAAACATTCAGCAAATGCCATCAGCCTCCATTAGAACATATTCAAAATCCACTCCAAGGAAATAATTTCTTAAATCCATGGGATGAAGCTTTTTTCAGCCCCACGCGAGATCTGGAAGCCAGTGTAAATGTGAGTCAGGCTGATAAACAGCCAGTGGAGCACATTAGGAATCAGTGTGTTCAGAAAGCCTGCCGGGCTGAGCAGCTGCCAACAGTTAAAGAATCTCTACTTCAGCACGATCTCCCAAGTTCCTCTGTGAAACGTAAAGTGAGGCAAGGATCTAAAG GTAAAAGAGGGCGCAGTCAACAGATGGACTTTGAAGGTCCAGCTCCTCTAGGCCATTTTGGTCTAGATCCTATGGCCTTCGATCCTCCCTTTCACTTCCAGAATGAGATGCTCAGTGTCAAGTGGCTGCCCTCTCAGCTGAACATCAAAGACTTTCATTTACCCGATGAGGAGTTTGGTCTCCTTAAATTTGAGAAACTACAATCCTGCACAGTGAAACAGCTGGAGCCCTTTGTTCCTTCAGGGTCTGAACACTGGCTCCAGAGTGCTGGAGACACTGTGGCTTTAGGGGACATAAGACTTAAACAAGTGAATACAGAAGGGAAGAGTCTAGAAAATAGCTTTATTTCTCCTTCAAAGACTATGTCACCTAAACTGCCTTACTTAGAAGGGCAGTTGCACAAGAAGGGGCTTTCTCCAAGCGAATTGCTGCTAACTCCGGCAAGTTCTGTCTCAGCTGGTGCAATCAACCAGCTGGAATCACAGATTCCTACACCTGCCTTCCCTGTCCTGGGTGCAACCCCAGCTATCCTATCACTGGTACATGAGGCCTTACCTGACACGCTTTCTGTACTTCCTTTGCAAGTGAAAACGAATCTCTTCAAAGAACCAGTCAGTCATGTTGTGGATCGGAGGGAGTGTAATAACTCCACAGATACATTGCACTCAGATAGCTGCAGAACAGGATCTGACTGTAGGTCTGATGAAGCTGTCCCCCTCAAAGACTATCAGCAACCAGGGATCGGTTCCAAGGAGTGCTGCCGTACAGAG AACAAACTGACAGCAGAAGGGTTGGCTGTGGCGCTGAGTGACAACCTGAGAGACAGGAGCTTGCAACTGGCCTCAAAGCTAAAG AACCCCTCAAGTTCTTGTGCTGTCGACGTGAGCACTGTCTGGTGGGAATCAGCTGGCTGCACAGAGCTGTGTATCGTAACTGCTTGTGAGACTTCCATTTCCCTGTGGAAACCTCTGGCTTCCAGCCAGTGGAAAAAGGTGTATACCTGGCACCTTACAGAG ATTCCAGTAATACAAATTGTTCCCTTGCCAGATGTCTCTAATCTTGTGTGCGTTGCCTTGGGAGATCTGGAGATTGGAGAAATAAG GCTCTTGCTTTGTTCTTCTGAAGACGGCTCCTTAAAGCAATCACTAGTGAAAACTGGGAACATAAAAGCTGTTCTTGGTCTGACAAACAGGAGGCTGGTCAGTAATAGTGGGACACTTCAAGACCAGCAAATCGAGATAATCTCAGTTTCAGAGGCAGGAAG AAGCAATGAGAGGCAGACTTTGATGCCCCTGGAAGAAACGATTCTGGCTTTTGCTGAGGTAGAAGGGATTAGAGATGCTTTGGTTGGTACCACTGCAGTGAACAGCCTTGTTGTTTG GAACTTGAAAACTGGCCAGATTCTGAAAAAGATGCACGTTGGTTATTCCTACCCTGCCTCAATCTGCCATCGCGCCTATTCTGACTCT GGCCTCCTGTTTGTTGTTTTAAGTCACCCACATGCCAAAGAGAATGAGTCCTGTGGAAACCCTGCATTCCGGATGAGAGTGTTCAATCCCAAAACAGCCAGAAGCACTGGGGTAatgttcttctccctcccccctggaTACAGTGGAAG GTACCTGGAAGGTGAAGTGAAGGGTGTCTCTGCAGCAGCTGTGCTAACATCTGGAACAATTGCAGTGTGGGACTTATTTTTAGGCCAGTGTACTGCTCTGCTTCCACCAAATGGTGATGGGAATTGGTCTTTGGTCAGATGGTCAGTCACAGATTCCTGTCTCCTGGCTGGACAGAAAGACGGAAGCGTGTATGTGTACCATTATTCACAAGCCAAGGCAGTAGGAAAGTAA
- the PALB2 gene encoding partner and localizer of BRCA2 isoform X6, translated as MDKQSPNDDDKSGICRLQTNTCSDSGTEKKMSVTFKLEPEFFNNEVNLQESSLAGSTNSDQENILSGLKRSVIEENQSQLPRSRMTLVSEGRESACEVPPISAGETLENQMGSTEEPGSPVFKGRNTISNTKNKIQKAPKLVIVREEKGLTPQDPQVGDFQEMPEENVFLSVPKPLSCMLMGGNNVQQPVSPCAEDICDSYEPLPQCLVGDVPFSLQNIENTGKELACIENQMDREELCRALDLTVDNQPSLAGRSNPSTSESRPHKERNHNMTKSSSRLNTDSLMDNVEEPLRNQEAQTEAGSPVLEKTPPAAESALSSCTMIEGLLFPVEYYVRTTRRMSNCQRKVDLEAVILSQLGRSRKGLRSKHKQINSNSDQLYQETARSDLQAGGTPFPFLGAESDPVSSNSSQKSLPPSDESCTSSGSLSQKTVISMKQAKGKSWRRGKGRWVSACRPALNGSQAHPESSDLTVLKENSHLLSNDSQPEKENCEGDPEKSPIGKTRVLVPAAGEATAAEMTDITRPTEADLPDVSQTFSKCHQPPLEHIQNPLQGNNFLNPWDEAFFSPTRDLEASVNVSQADKQPVEHIRNQCVQKACRAEQLPTVKESLLQHDLPSSSVKRKVRQGSKGKRGRSQQMDFEGPAPLGHFGLDPMAFDPPFHFQNEMLSVKWLPSQLNIKDFHLPDEEFGLLKFEKLQSCTVKQLEPFVPSGSEHWLQSAGDTVALGDIRLKQVNTEGKSLENSFISPSKTMSPKLPYLEGQLHKKGLSPSELLLTPASSVSAGAINQLESQIPTPAFPVLGATPAILSLVHEALPDTLSVLPLQVKTNLFKEPVSHVVDRRECNNSTDTLHSDSCRTGSDCRSDEAVPLKDYQQPGIGSKECCRTENKLTAEGLAVALSDNLRDRSLQLASKLKNPSSSCAVDVSTVWWESAGCTELCIVTACETSISLWKPLASSQWKKVYTWHLTEIPVIQIVPLPDVSNLVCVALGDLEIGEIRLLLCSSEDGSLKQSLVKTGNIKAVLGLTNRRLVSNSGTLQDQQIEIISVSEAGRSNERQTLMPLEETILAFAEVEGIRDALVGTTAVNSLVVWNLKTGQILKKMHVGYSYPASICHRAYSDSGLLFVVLSHPHAKENESCGNPAFRMRVFNPKTARSTGVMFFSLPPGYSGRYLEGEVKGVSAAAVLTSGTIAVWDLFLGQCTALLPPNGDGNWSLVRWSVTDSCLLAGQKDGSVYVYHYSQAKAVGK; from the exons ATGGATAAACAGTCTCCCAATGACGACGATAAATCTGGAATATGTAGGTTACAGACCAATACCTGTTCTGACTCAGGCACTGAGAAAAAAATGTCTGTCACATTTAAACTTGAGCCTGAATTTTTCAACAATGAAGTTAACTTGCAGGAAAGTTCATTGGCAGGAAGCACAAATAGTGACCAAGAAAATATCCTCTCTGGCCTCAAGAGATCTGTTATTGAGGAGAACCAAAGCCAACTGCCCAGGAGTAGAATGACTTTGGTCTCAGAAGGGAGAGAATCAGCTTGTGAAGTGCCACCAATCAGTGCTGGTGAAACTTTGGAAAATCAAATGGGAAGTACAGAGGAGCCTGGGTCACCAGTGTTCAAGGGAAGGAACACCATCTCAAACACCAAGAATAAAATTCAAAAGGCCCCCAAGCTGGTCATTGTGAGGGAAGAAAAAGGTTTAACTCCTCAAGATCCACAGGTAGGAGATTTTCAGGAAATGCctgaagaaaatgtatttctGAGTGTCCCCAAACCACTTTCATGTATGTTGATGGGTGGCAATAATGTTCAGCAGCCTGTGTCTCCATGTGCTGAGGACATCTGTGATAGCTATGAGCCATTGCCCCAGTGTTTAGTGGGTGATGTGCCTTTTTCACTTCAAAACATTGAGAATACAGGAAAAGAACTTGCCTGTATAGAAAACCAAATGGATCGGGAAGAGTTGTGTAGGGCCTTGGATTTAACTGTAGATAATCAACCATCCCTGGCAGGCAGAAGCAACCCTAGCACTAGTGAAAGCAGACCCCATAAAGAAAGAAACCACAATATGACCAAGAGCTCAAGTCGTCTGAACACTGACTCTCTTATGGATAATGTTGAAGAACCTTTGAGGAATCAAGAGGCTCAGACTGAAGCAGGGTCTCCTGTCCTAGAGAAGACTCCTCCTGCAGCAGAAAGCGCACTGAGCTCTTGCACAATGATTGAAGGACTCCTCTTTCCTGTAGAATATTATGTTAGGACAACTCGGCGTATGTCTAATTGCCAGAGGAAAGTAGACCTGGAGGCTGTCATTCTCAGCCAGTTGGGCAGGAGCAGGAAAGGGCTGCGAAGTAAACATAAGCAGATCAATTCTAATTCAGATCAGCTCTACCAAGAAACCGCCAGAAGTGATTTGCAGGCAGGGGGCACTCCGTTCCCTTTTCTAGGTGCAGAGAGTGACCCAGTGAGTTCAAATAGTtctcagaaatctcttcctccATCAGATGAGAGCTGCACTTCCAGTGGCTCTCTTTCTCAGAAGACTGTTATTAGTATGAAACAAGCTAAGGGAAAATCCTGGAGAAGAGGAAAGGGCAGATGGGTTTCTGCCTGCAGACCTGCACTGAATGGGTCACAAGCACATCCCGAGTCTTCAGATCTTACAGTGCTAAAGGAAAACAGTCATCTCTTGTCAAATGATTCTCAACCTGAAAAGGAAAACTGTGAGGGTGACCCTGAGAAGTCACCTATAGGCAAAACAAGGGTGCTCGTCCCTGCAGCTGGTGAGGCTACAGCAGCAGAAATGACAGACATTACAAGGCCAACTGAGGCTGATCTTCCTGATGTAAGCCAAACATTCAGCAAATGCCATCAGCCTCCATTAGAACATATTCAAAATCCACTCCAAGGAAATAATTTCTTAAATCCATGGGATGAAGCTTTTTTCAGCCCCACGCGAGATCTGGAAGCCAGTGTAAATGTGAGTCAGGCTGATAAACAGCCAGTGGAGCACATTAGGAATCAGTGTGTTCAGAAAGCCTGCCGGGCTGAGCAGCTGCCAACAGTTAAAGAATCTCTACTTCAGCACGATCTCCCAAGTTCCTCTGTGAAACGTAAAGTGAGGCAAGGATCTAAAG GTAAAAGAGGGCGCAGTCAACAGATGGACTTTGAAGGTCCAGCTCCTCTAGGCCATTTTGGTCTAGATCCTATGGCCTTCGATCCTCCCTTTCACTTCCAGAATGAGATGCTCAGTGTCAAGTGGCTGCCCTCTCAGCTGAACATCAAAGACTTTCATTTACCCGATGAGGAGTTTGGTCTCCTTAAATTTGAGAAACTACAATCCTGCACAGTGAAACAGCTGGAGCCCTTTGTTCCTTCAGGGTCTGAACACTGGCTCCAGAGTGCTGGAGACACTGTGGCTTTAGGGGACATAAGACTTAAACAAGTGAATACAGAAGGGAAGAGTCTAGAAAATAGCTTTATTTCTCCTTCAAAGACTATGTCACCTAAACTGCCTTACTTAGAAGGGCAGTTGCACAAGAAGGGGCTTTCTCCAAGCGAATTGCTGCTAACTCCGGCAAGTTCTGTCTCAGCTGGTGCAATCAACCAGCTGGAATCACAGATTCCTACACCTGCCTTCCCTGTCCTGGGTGCAACCCCAGCTATCCTATCACTGGTACATGAGGCCTTACCTGACACGCTTTCTGTACTTCCTTTGCAAGTGAAAACGAATCTCTTCAAAGAACCAGTCAGTCATGTTGTGGATCGGAGGGAGTGTAATAACTCCACAGATACATTGCACTCAGATAGCTGCAGAACAGGATCTGACTGTAGGTCTGATGAAGCTGTCCCCCTCAAAGACTATCAGCAACCAGGGATCGGTTCCAAGGAGTGCTGCCGTACAGAG AACAAACTGACAGCAGAAGGGTTGGCTGTGGCGCTGAGTGACAACCTGAGAGACAGGAGCTTGCAACTGGCCTCAAAGCTAAAG AACCCCTCAAGTTCTTGTGCTGTCGACGTGAGCACTGTCTGGTGGGAATCAGCTGGCTGCACAGAGCTGTGTATCGTAACTGCTTGTGAGACTTCCATTTCCCTGTGGAAACCTCTGGCTTCCAGCCAGTGGAAAAAGGTGTATACCTGGCACCTTACAGAG ATTCCAGTAATACAAATTGTTCCCTTGCCAGATGTCTCTAATCTTGTGTGCGTTGCCTTGGGAGATCTGGAGATTGGAGAAATAAG GCTCTTGCTTTGTTCTTCTGAAGACGGCTCCTTAAAGCAATCACTAGTGAAAACTGGGAACATAAAAGCTGTTCTTGGTCTGACAAACAGGAGGCTGGTCAGTAATAGTGGGACACTTCAAGACCAGCAAATCGAGATAATCTCAGTTTCAGAGGCAGGAAG AAGCAATGAGAGGCAGACTTTGATGCCCCTGGAAGAAACGATTCTGGCTTTTGCTGAGGTAGAAGGGATTAGAGATGCTTTGGTTGGTACCACTGCAGTGAACAGCCTTGTTGTTTG GAACTTGAAAACTGGCCAGATTCTGAAAAAGATGCACGTTGGTTATTCCTACCCTGCCTCAATCTGCCATCGCGCCTATTCTGACTCT GGCCTCCTGTTTGTTGTTTTAAGTCACCCACATGCCAAAGAGAATGAGTCCTGTGGAAACCCTGCATTCCGGATGAGAGTGTTCAATCCCAAAACAGCCAGAAGCACTGGGGTAatgttcttctccctcccccctggaTACAGTGGAAG GTACCTGGAAGGTGAAGTGAAGGGTGTCTCTGCAGCAGCTGTGCTAACATCTGGAACAATTGCAGTGTGGGACTTATTTTTAGGCCAGTGTACTGCTCTGCTTCCACCAAATGGTGATGGGAATTGGTCTTTGGTCAGATGGTCAGTCACAGATTCCTGTCTCCTGGCTGGACAGAAAGACGGAAGCGTGTATGTGTACCATTATTCACAAGCCAAGGCAGTAGGAAAGTAA